From a single Nicotiana tomentosiformis chromosome 2, ASM39032v3, whole genome shotgun sequence genomic region:
- the LOC104113853 gene encoding alpha-farnesene synthase-like, with product MILSQTTSYRNIVSLFSTMQTNKRQSTTKKQSLPERKISTYKPNIWKYDHLLTLTSEYSEEKYKIQAEKLKEEVSCKFSNSTISPLDLLELIDSIDKLGLSCYFEVETKEALEKIIMSVKTKSSAKEEDLYATALCFRLLREHGHHASQDMLKDFFDDKGKLKVSDVKTLLEVLEGSYMSMEGENLLDDTRLFTTKNLKSLVSKSDYTFTNKEYNLSNSLSFPLAWRVKWYDVRIHICAQELECNNTNPMLLKLAKLNFNIVQATHQKDLKHVLRWWRNVSIVEDLNFTRDRIVESFFYAVGVASEPQQGSMRKWLTKVIESVLIVDDVYDIYGSLDQVQQFTRAIETWDPNAVEGLPECMQICFRSLHDTIEDMSFEIQQQKGGLSALPNLKQVWVNFCKALLLEATWYHKGHIPTLEEYLDNGWISSSGPLLSLHVIFGLSNKITKETLDLYEDCHEIIYHTSVVIRLCNDQGTSAAELERGDVASSILCYMQQENVSEDVAREHIESIILDSWKKINYHFNTLSTSHRKLVKHVVNEARMAHVMYQFGDGFGVQDGETRDQVLFNLIHPIT from the exons ATGATACTTTCCCAAACTACGTCTTACAGAAACATTGTGTCCCTTTTTTCCACTATGCAGACTAATAAACGTCAAAGTACTACTAAAAAGCAAAGTCTTCCTGAAAGGAAGATTTCTACCTATAAACCAAACATTTGGAAATATGATCATCTACTTACTCTTACAAGTGAATATTCT GAAGAGAAGTACAAAATTCAGGCTGAGAAGCTAAAAGAGGAAGTTAGTTGCAAGTTTTCAAACAGTACTATTAGTCCACTGGACCTGCTGGAGCTTATAGACAGCATTGACAAACTTGGCCTAAGCTGTTACTTCGAGGTTGAAACCAAGGAAGCTTTGGAAAAGATAATAATGTCCGTGAAAACTAAGTCCAGCGCGAAGGAGGAGGATCTGTATGCTACTGCATTGTGCTTCAGGCTTCTCAGGGAACATGGCCACCATGCTTCACAAG ATATGTTAAAGGACTTCTTCGATGACAAAGGAAAGCTGAAAGTCTCAGATGTGAAAACATTGTTGGAGGTTTTGGAAGGGTCGTATATGAGCATGGAAGGTGAAAACTTACTAGACGACACACGATTGTTCACAACAAAAAACCTCAAGAGCCTTGTATCTAAATCAGATTACACATTTACTAATAAGGAATATAATTTGAGCAATAGCTTGAGTTTTCCATTGGCATGGAGAGTGAAATGGTATGATGTTAGAATACATATCTGTGCTCAAGAACTTGAATGCAACAACACAAATCCAATGTTGCTCAAGTTGGCAAAACTTAACTTCAATATAGTTCAAGCCACGCACCAAAAGGATCTCAAACACGTATTAAG ATGGTGGAGGAATGTTTCCATAGTTGAAGATTTGAACTTTACAAGGGATCGGATAGTAGAAAGCTTCTTTTACGCTGTAGGAGTTGCCTCTGAGCCTCAACAGGGAAGCATGAGAAAATGGCTCACCAAAGTGATTGAGTCGGTGCTAATAGTAGATGATGTTTATGATATTTATGGTTCATTAGACCAAGTGCAGCAATTCACTCGTGCCATAGAGAC GTGGGATCCAAATGCAGTAGAAGGGCTGCCAGAATGTATGCAGATCTGTTTCAGGTCTTTGCATGATACAATAGAAGATATGTCTTTTGAAATTCAACAACAAAAGGGTGGCCTTTCAGCGTTACCTAATCTGAAACAAGTG TGGGTCAACTTTTGCAAAGCCTTGCTGTTGGAAGCAACGTGGTATCACAAAGGTCATATACCAACACTTGAAGAGTACCTTGATAATGGGTGGATCTCATCCTCAGGCCCTTTGCTTTCTTTACATGTGATTTTTGGTCTatcaaataaaataacaaaagaaacCCTTGATTTATACGAAGATTGCCATGAAATTATTTACCACACTTCGGTTGTAATTCGACTTTGCAATGACCAGGGTACCTCAGCG GCGGAGCTAGAGAGAGGTGATGTTGCTTCATCAATTTTATGTTACATGCAACAAGAAAATGTATCAGAGGATGTTGCCCGAGAGCATATCGAAAGCATAATTTTGGATTCGTGGAAAAAGATCAATTACCATTTTAATACTCTTTCTACATCACATCGAAAACTTGTCAAGCATGTAGTAAATGAAGCACGAATGGCACATGTCATGTACCAATTTGGAGATGGATTTGGGGTTCAAGATGGTGAAACTCGAGATCAAGTCCTCTTCAACTTGATTCATCCTATTACATAA